In Gossypium hirsutum isolate 1008001.06 chromosome D06, Gossypium_hirsutum_v2.1, whole genome shotgun sequence, one genomic interval encodes:
- the LOC107901708 gene encoding U-box domain-containing protein 17: MATAAIFSSLRRRRSPSLEAFLAPVELTQVALLQTLAAVSSELIYCFSDKPFFFQRRNSRSLIRKIEIFLVMLEYLRDSGSRSMPNLPSTAILCFKELYLLLYRSKILLDYCAQSSKLWLLLQNHSISGHFHDLNQEISTLLDVFPINDVGLSDDVREQVELLQKHARKAKLYVDKSDENLRLRFFSFLNEFDNGRIPNHVDIRLFFVERLGIRDAKSCRSEIEFLEEQIVNHEGDIEPTACVLNGFVAITRYCRFLLFGFEEDEVQLPSRKQKKPRKGLITREIADTFVTIPKDFCCPISLDLMTDPVIISTGQTYDRSSIVRWLEEGHCTCPKTGQMLIHTRLVPNRALRNLIMQWCTAHSVPYDPPEAADAPAESFAEALPIKAATEANRATTTLLVQHLANGSQGAQAIAAREIRLLAKTGKKNRAFIAEAGAIPHLCKLLSSSNPVAQENSVTAMLNLSIYDKNKSLIMDEDGCLRSIVEVLRLGLTTEARENAAATLFSLSAVHDYKKRIADQGGAIEALAGLLRVGTPRGKKDAVTALFNLSTHSDNYARMIEVGAVTALVGALGNEGVAEEAAGALALIVRQPIGAEAVGKEEMAVAGLITMMRCGTARGKENAVAALLELCRSGGAAATERVLGAPALAGLLQTLLFTGTKRARRKAASLARVFQRCENASLHFGGLGVGYALAGNSTPPNRDPRFTDDVSMPMSISVQVL; this comes from the coding sequence ATGGCAACTGCTGCCATATTTTCTTCTCTAAGGAGGAGAAGATCGCCGTCTCTAGAGGCTTTCTTGGCTCCTGTTGAGTTAACCCAAGTAGCTCTTCTTCAAACCTTGGCAGCCGTCTCCTCTGAGCTTATCTATTGCTTTTCCGACAAACCTTTCTTCTTCCAGCGGAGGAATTCTCGATCTTTGATTCGGAAGATAGAAATTTTCCTTGTTATGTTGGAGTATCTGAGGGATTCTGGATCACGGTCCATGCCAAACTTGCCTTCAACAGCCATCTTGTGCTTCAAGGAGCTCTATTTGTTGCTCTATAGGTCCAAGATACTACTTGATTATTGTGCTCAATCCAGTAAGTTGTGGCTTTTGCTTCAAAACCATTCAATTTCGGGCCATTTCCATGATTTGAATCAAGAAATTTCTACCCTTTTGGATGTTTTTCCAATAAATGATGTTGGATTGAGCGATGATGTTAGGGAACAGGTTGAGCTGTTGCAAAAACATGCTAGGAAGGCTAAATTGTATGTCGATAAAAGTGATGAGAATTTAAGGCTTAGGTTCTTTTCGTTTCTTAATGAATTTGACAACGGGAGGATTCCAAATCATGTGGACATAAGATTGTTCTTTGTGGAAAGACTGGGAATTAGGGATGCTAAAAGTTGTAGGTCTGAAATTGAGTTCTTGGAGGAGCAAATTGTGAACCACGAGGGGGATATTGAACCTACGGCTTGTGTGCTTAATGGGTTTGTTGCAATTACCAGATACTGTAGGTTTTTACTATTTGGTTTTGAGGAAGATGAGGTGCAGTTGCCTTCTAGGAAACAGAAGAAACCGAGGAAAGGGTTGATTACTCGAGAGATCGCGGATACCTTTGTAACTATCCCTAAGGACTTTTGTTGTCCAATATCTTTGGACTTGATGACAGATCCGGTGATAATTTCGACAGGGCAGACTTATGATCGGAGTTCGATAGTTAGGTGGTTGGAGGAAGGCCATTGTACTTGTCCAAAGACGGGCCAAATGCTCATCCATACTCGCCTTGTTCCTAATCGGGCTTTGAGGAATTTGATCATGCAGTGGTGCACTGCTCATAGTGTCCCATATGATCCCCCGGAGGCTGCAGATGCACCTGCAGAGTCATTTGCTGAAGCTTTGCCAATCAAAGCTGCAACTGAAGCTAATAGAGCAACAACAACCCTTCTTGTTCAACATCTAGCTAATGGATCACAGGGAGCTCAAGCTATTGCTGCTCGAGAGATTCGCTTGCTGGCTAAAACAGGAAAGAAAAACCGCGCTTTTATTGCAGAGGCTGGGGCAATACCACATTTATGCAAGCTGCTGTCATCTTCAAACCCTGTTGCTCAAGAGAATTCTGTTACTGCAATGCTGAACTTATCCATTTATGATAAAAACAAAAGCCTTATTATGGATGAGGATGGTTGTCTAAGATCGATTGTTGAAGTCTTGAGGCTCGGGCTCACAACGGAGGCGCGGGAAAATGCTGCAGCAACTTTGTTCAGCCTTTCAGCTGTTCATGACTATAAGAAGAGAATAGCAGATCAGGGAGGGGCAATTGAGGCCTTAGCAGGGTTGTTGAGAGTGGGGACGCCAAGAGGGAAGAAGGATGCCGTAACTGCTTTATTTAATCTGTCGACTCATTCGGACAATTATGCGAGAATGATAGAGGTTGGAGCAGTTACAGCACTTGTCGGAGCTTTGGGGAATGAAGGGGTTGCGGAGGAAGCTGCAGGTGCCTTGGCCTTAATTGTCAGGCAACCAATCGGGGCTGAAGCCGTGGGGAAGGAAGAAATGGCTGTGGCAGGGTTAATAACGATGATGAGATGTGGAACCGCAAGAGGTAAAGAGAATGCAGTTGCAGCACTGCTTGAGTTGTGCCGCAGTGGTGGGGCTGCTGCAACCGAAAGAGTGCTCGGGGCCCCAGCATTGGCTGGCTTACTTCAGACACTGTTGTTTACAGGTACGAAACGGGCAAGAAGAAAGGCCGCATCACTTGCTAGAGTGTTTCAGAGGTGCGAGAATGCATCCTTGCATTTTGGTGGATTGGGTGTTGGATATGCATTAGCAGGCAACTCAACTCCTCCTAACAGGGATCCACGATTCACGGATGACGTCTCAATGCCTATGTCTATCTCTGTGCAAGTATTGTAA